Part of the Engystomops pustulosus chromosome 4, aEngPut4.maternal, whole genome shotgun sequence genome is shown below.
AGCAATAAATGCAGCATCATAGGCAAAACAGTGGAGGACCGTATTCAGTGATGTCTatgaaacaacccctttaaattatcaaGATTGTTATTTATACAACTGATTTTATAATAGAAGAAATTTAAAAGAGAGATAAACTATGTTGTGTTACAGAAGTCCTTGGTATTCTGgcttcacaaactgttacactgcagcagcacaaCTCAGTCTCACTCTCCCctctgcacttcctgtaatcttaACAGTGAGAACAAAGTGGGAGGAGGAaagtgtagcagcctgtaaatCTACCGCATGGGGGATAACACAAccatagcctttcaggctcatccgcataattttacaagttaattttagaaggaaggaggctatgaaaAACCCTGtgcccctggtgtatcatgattggttttgttggtagattccctttaagttgccAATAAGAGAATATTTACAAGTTTTCTATGCAAATTTGTCTTACATGTCATTATAGAGTGTAGAGGAGTTGTACCAAATTTACTGCCATGGTTTTTCATTGCAGTCCTACTCACATTGATGTAACAGACTAGCAATATTAGACAACCAATGAACATGTGTGGCTTTATATGTACAGTGGGTATAGAAGGTATTCAGACCCCCTCTTTAccccatttttcactctttgtttaagTGCATGCAAGTAGTAAGATCAAAAGTTATtttctttttgctcattaatgtacagtcTGCACCCCATCCTGACACATATTTttcttaatttattaaaaaagcaaaactgaaatatcacatgaccataagtattcagactctttgctgGAACACTCATATTTgaatcacatgctgtccatttccttctgatcctccttgagatggttcagccctccaccagtcagggctttatcaTAGAGTCTGCAGGCGGAAGCCTCCCCTCAGTGCAAGAAATGTGAAGGCTGCATACAGTCTgtgaaaaacacatgaaggactcccagactatgagaaataagattctctagtctgatgagatgaagattgcaATTTTTTGTGTCAATTCTAAGCggtttgtgtggagaaaaccagacacggctcatcacctgccaaatacaatcctaacaagacaatgaccccaagaACGCAgccaaaataacaaagcagaggcttcagaataaCTATGTGACCATTTTTGactccagccagagccctgacctaaacccaattgagcatctctggagagacttaataatggcttccaccaacatttacCATCCAACCTTAAGGAacgggagaggatctgcaaggaagaatggcagatgatccccaaatccagatgtGAGAACTTGATGTATCATTCCCAAGACGACTCATGGCTGTAATAGCTCAAAATATGCTTCtagtcaatactgagcaaaggcgatgaatacttatgaccatgtgatatttcagtttttcttaataaattagcaaaaatatctacatttctgctttTTTCTGATCAAGATGGACTGCAGAGTGTatactttttgatcttaccaattggctgcaatgaaagtgtgaaaattttaaaggggtctgaatactttccgtacctacTGTAGAGGAATGATGTTACTGtagtagatttaaaggggttgtccacttccacaaacaatatcaattatttgctgaaaggaaaagttataaaattttctaatatactctctgtatcaattcctcaccgtattctagatctctgcttgttttgCTTCTAcataaagcttctttgtttacttccagtggacagaatctGTCCatttgatgtgatggacatggaggtgcaggagcCGTTATTATTACCCAGCTCCTACTACTCTCAGTGATAATAGcagctcatgcacctgcatgtccatcacatcacatggacagattctgtccactggaagtaaatagagaagctttctatagaagtacatCAAGCATAAATCTAGgaaacaatgaggaattgatacagaaagtatattgaaatatagcataacttttccttacacagataatatcaattatttactgaaagtggccaaaCCCTGTAAAGTTCTCATTCCTAATCTCTTTTTGTGGATCAGTGGTACTTAACGGACTCGCTGAACATATTTTACAAAGACACTCCAAAAAAGTCCTGATGGGGTTTTATAGAAATTACTTCATGTGAACACTAGGCCTTGGGTCACTTTCGGTTTTTTGCAATTCAGAAACAATAAGTAGTAACATGTGCATCAAATGAATATTTGACTCATACCATCAGTAATGACTTAAGCACTATTAGACActtctgacacaatggggcagattaccAATCCTAGCTAATATTTAGTGCAAAATTAGACTAAACAGTCAATGAAGAACCAGATTATCTCAACTGCTGGATGATAAATTAAAGGTGCTGTGCACTTTCGACAAATAACTGATCTTGGCAcatttttgtagatctctgcttgcggtcattcacctggaagcttcattgtttatttcctgggGATATAAACCGGTCCaaggtcgtgtgatgtcacacaggtgcaccactcAGAGCCTTGTgttataacgagtcatgcacctatgtgacaccAGGGATGAGtttttattcacaggaagtaaacaacaaagcttctggtagaaggacagcaagcagaaatctagaaagctgtgaggattacatacagaaagtatgtttaaAAATTGGttaacttttccttacaaaaacaatatcaattatttgatgcgagtggacaaccccttcaagagcAGCTTAGACTATATAACCTAGTTTTAGGGCATACCACCTATACGTTGCCTTACTGTGCTCTTTATAGGACACACTGTGGCATCTTAAACCACACTCCTATCAGAAGAGCCACACCAGTCCTTTCCAAGTCATGCCCCCTGATCTGtatgggaaaataaaataataaaaaagcagGGTAATGTACACTGCAGTCATTTCTTTTACTGCACAAATTGCTCCAGATTTCCAATACCAAGTCTTTTCCAGTGCATATATAATAAAGGCATTTCGAAACAGGCCTAATATGTAGAAAAGGTAACAGAACATGTACAAAATGTATCTATAAGCATCACCAAAGTgcaaaatgtaaagtagaaagaaaCAAGCAGGCTGCTCACTGCACATGCAATCTACTGACCTTATAGATCCCACTGTAGAGTAAAGCATGGTCAATACATATTGTTATCGATTTCCACAGCCATGGGAGTAACATGGGAGCGCACATTCTATCATATAGACCAAACAATCAATCAATCGGCATATGGATTCTAAAAACAATGCAGAAAGAGGCAAACAGTATAGGAACCTAGGAGCTTGCACTCAGTTTGCTTCCCGATGAGTGAGAACTGACTATACAGAATTTTGTGGAGTATTTTATGATGTGGATGTCTTTACTGCCTCTCTCTGAACGCTGAATGGATTCCATTCCTattgggtgacatcactgcctctaggGCACACATGGAGTGCGTGTATGCAGGCAGATCTATACAAACATTGAATCAATCTCCACCCTGCTCATGACATACTCAGACGCACCCTTTACTTCTGGGGCTTTTGCTTGCCAGAATCTGAGCAAAGACACTCATTATTGCAATGTCAGTAGGGGAGAGACCCAAGTTTCTGCTAATTGCCAATTTGAGCAAGAAAAACATTTTGTTGACAATGCCGAGACTATGTGATGTGTACTCTTCCAACACATCTTGAATATGTCTATAAATGAACTAAAGACgcattaaaggggctggccaaaGTTTAAGACAGGGGAAAACAATCTGATCAGAGTTGGGATCAAACCGCTAGGACCTCCATTAGTGGCACTCTTTAAATAGTGAACCACAACGTACAGCTATCCCAGGCACACTAATATAGGCCAGTGATAGCAGATCAGCCATTTGCATCATTCCGATAGACATTTAATAAATCAATATGACACATGCTGGAACGGACCCTACATCAGTTAGGGGGAAGAGGTCCCAGTTTGTCAGATTCTCACCAAATCAGATTGTTATCTACATTAGGGCTAACAATTAAACTTGAACCAAGCCCTTCACAAAGTAAGGTAAAGACTATAAATACATGACAGCTTACTTCCAGAAACAAAGCCACACCTCTATATAGGGTGGCACTTTCATTGAAAGAaacctttttttttgctttttaatctTTGACCAATTCTGAAAAGAGGGCCTTTAACTGCTTTCATCTCTACGCTTCCTTTAACTAATGGCATTATGCTTGAATCTCTAGAGTTGAGAGCCAGTGTTGTGGAAGTTGGTGAAAAGTCCTCTTTAAGGTCTCAATAGCTTTAATAGCAATATCTAGAATAACACCAAAagaactatacaggcagtccccgggctacatacaagacagggtctgtaggtttgttctaagttgaatttgtatgtaagtaggaactgtatattttatcattgtaatcacagcaccaaacttttttggtctctgtgacaattggattttaaaagtgttgggttgtcataagaatcaggattaataataaatcttcattacagacacctctgataactgttatagccgtttactgtagcctaggactaaagtactataaattaccaatatccagtggtctgtttgtaactgggggtcgtatgtaagtcgagtgttcttaagtaggggaccgcctgtattacaatTGAGTTCTGTTTACAATGGTGTCTACGGTACAGCTGCTTTATAATGCAGGAAGTACCGATACTTACTAGGTGagaatttacagtatttttcagcagccagaagaaaaaaagaaacaacacAAAACTTCATACCATGAAAATACAATCTAATTTGGAGACAATGTTATAGAATGGAAGGAACAGTGGAAATAAACTGCTATATAGTTTTGTGTATGGTTTGCATGAGGTTTCAGTAGACACCTTATTTAATTTGTTTACTCATGGAGCACCCAAATAAGTGATTGGCAGCCATCTCTATGGACAGCCGTACAGTCATGGGGATGGCCCCATGAGGGAGTGCTCTGTGTAGTACAGTCTTACATACAGGGGTGCACATCACTGATAGAAGCAGTTATGGGAAGTAAAgcgcaaatatatatatatatatatatatatatatatatatatattagtataataCCAGTTAAGATGGGTTAACACTAGTGTTTTAGAACACAAAATAATTGACGATACTAAATTAAaaacttcctgtggatagggcctaacttgttttgtgggcaaACCACTTTCAAGTATCACTTTAAGCATAGAAAGAGCAAAGGCATAAGTGAACAACATAACAGCTAGCCATCATTTTCCCACAAAACGATATATCAATCTACTCCGCACCTACTGCTCTAGTTTATTCTGCCAACATTTTTTGACGATTGATCCATTTTAAAGTTGGCATTGGTAAACCGAATTGTTGCTTTCACTGTATGCATAACATAGGTGTATTTAGTGTTGTAAACATTACTCATTGAGCATTATAGTAACTGTAAATATCTTCCTAGCAAATATCCACCCTCTGGAAACGTACAATAAAGCTCCGATTTATTTCTGCTCTCAGCATCATATTTACCAGTATTAACacccatttattaaaaaaaactctttcTATAACCAAATTTAAGTCTTTAAACAAAAGTTAACATTTTGTATCCCATTTAAGAATGTCCATGGAGTGCACATGGAAAAGAAGAAAGAGATGTGCTCTGTTATTAAAAAGAGATCTTACAGACAATGAAAGACAAGTCACAAGTTATCATACATCTTCAGAGTTTTTTCCAGCTCCTGGCTCACCCTTCTATAAAACATAATCTGTTCCTTTAAATAATGCTGGATCGTCATTTTAAAGTCTTGCAGTCGCCTTTGATGAAAATGGTTAATCTCTGCTTGCAATGCGAAGCCTACTACCCGACACCTTTTCCGAATTCCATCAGCTTCCTCTTGCTCCATCTTTCCTTCATCACTCATGCGCTGGCTGTCCTTTACCTTTGCAAATGCTCCTGAAGGAGAGTTTATAAGAACAAAAAGTTAGATAAGGATAATAGACCTACAAATCTGTTCTTTGAAATATTGCTAAAGGAAGGGCGAACACCGACAACAGAGGGACCTCTGCAGGAAAAGTAAATTGGCACCTTTCTTGTTAACATCATCCTCATCACAAAATTACTCGAGCCCTATCAAACTACCCATAGGTGCTAGCAAGAAGCCATTTCCTAAAAATGGTTTTCTGTTGTAAACATTTGATTTACTAACCATATGTCGCTTGAATCAAATTGGTGGCAAATCTAAAACCCAGAATCTGATAAACAGAAAATGGAACAGTAAGCAGACAAGTGATCAATGACCGTGCGGAGTGTCGTATCCTCAACATCCCAATTTCGAAGATCTATTTTTTGGATAGATAAATTCAAATTAATTagcctggaaacccctttaaatttagatCAACGAGGCCTGGCTCTCTGCAAGCCTGCTAGTCAATTCTTTGTGGTCATATTGGGTCCATGTGCAACCCCTAGTTTTGGTATGCTATTGatgtttagggtttttttatccCAATTAAAGTAGCCAGGACTTTGTCACAGCATTGTGCATCAGTACTCCCTGGGCTATAAAGATAGACCTGACTGAACAATTAGCTCTACTGAACATGCCTTACCTGCTACAGCCTCACCGTATGCAGACCGCCTATAAACACCATGTTCTAAACTTGCCTACGTACACTAGTTTTGCTGCCCATTTCCTGTAAGAGCTATTTTAGTCAAGAGCGGTTCAACCAACCTTCTCTCTAGATGTTGCACTGGGAGCAGTTGCCAGATTACATCCTCCAGGGGAAGATATAACTCTGGTTCTGTCAGTTCTCAGAATGAAGCATATTGTTTTAGGACAGCAAACTGTAACACTACCTTGAGCTCAAGTCAGGGAATTTAAGAAAGGACAAGTGACCAGTCTGCAATTCTGCCACACAAAAAAATGTCTACACCTGGAAATCGAGATCTATAGTGTTGTTCACCAGGGTCTCCACAACAGAGAGCACAAAAAAAACCTAGTTAGGGGTACTGAGACCACTATTTCATACAGCCCCTTCCGGTAGGTCCCCTTAAGCTATACATTATTTGGGCATCAGTGCTAACCCAATAGAAATAAGAATATAGAATTTACATAAAACTACCTTGatactacattacatacattttcaGCAAGAGTGTGTAAAAATTAAAAGTACATCGTACTTTAGCAAGTTACTGAGATACATGTTCCAGCACTGTCGTTGTCAGAGCAGTTAAGGTTGAGTAATATCAGAATTACGCAGATTAAGTAGACATAGCAAAAAGAATGTATAGACTACAGATGAACGTTTGTGCAATTGAAGAAGTTACAGACTGTTGCATCTTACTCGTTTCCCTAGTTTTGTATCTTCTGGTCATGGCTTTACTGACTATACTCATAAATGATGTCATACCACACCCCTACAATTTCACAGACTGCCCTTTCTAGCAGGCCATGCCATGGCTATTATTATATTCTGACAGGATTATCATGCCTTAATAAAAGTACACAGGAGATGGACTGCTAGTCGCAAGATGTGATGACCCAAACAAAAATGATACGTTACACAAACAGAGTTGCTGGTATTCACTTAGAAACTATAAAATTACCTATAATAAAAAGCGAAAGATTCTTTACTGCAAGCCGAGTACTACATATAGTAGCATATAGATGAAGTGTGCAAAATCAGGGAGATTTAAGTGTGAAGTCATGACTTACCTTTTTGAAGGTGAATGATGTCTGGAAAGTTGGAAAGCAATCCTTGATACAAAGACAGTGTATCAAGAAATCTAAACTGATCATTTTTGGGTTGTTCAGCAAACATTTCTCCTACAATTTCATAGGTGCGACCAGTATGAGAAAGAGCGCCTATCAATGGCTCAGAAGCATAAGGTGGGTCTAGCTGGAACGAATGGCTTAGATTTTGCAGGGCACCACCAAGCTTCTGAAACTCCTTACGAAAGCCGCCCAAATGCTTACGGGCTAGTTCAGAAACTACACCACTTAATTGGAGAACACTTTCATCCATCTTCTTTGAAAAGGCTTTGAATGTATCCACACGCTCTTCTACATCTTGGAGGTCCTGATGTTCAGTGGGTATCTGCAAAGTCAGCAAAAAACTAGCGCCAACCATTTCATCTCTTTCTgtgcgtctttttccagctttccattgTTTTTCATCACGACACGTTAGGAAATGCTGAAAGCCATCATATTGGGATAGGACTGGATGACTGGTCATATGATCCATCCATAGAACCAATCTACGCTTACGCTTTTGGATAAAATCTTCTTCAAAACGTCCAGTGGCCTGCTTCTCAGGCAAATGGGGGACAGAAATGACAGTAAATTTGTGCAGGAGGCGGTTGTATAACCAGTCAAAGTGCTTGTAGCGTCTGTAAACTGGAGAACTGGTGTGACCAGGAGTCAGCcttagggaaaaataaaaatggatttttAATGCACACTAAACATATAAATTTTACAGTAATATATTACAGCTTTCCCTTcaatttaaggattttttttagtaattaaatattatatataaaaagggctctacagAGGGGGAGTAAAACAATATAATGGTTCTTTACCCTCACTGCCATTTCTTTGTGTTCTCTTCCGGTTCTTGCTGCACTTTACTTTTTAGGTGTCTCCCAACACTATTGAAAGcacgctcagccaatcactggttgacAAGGGTCACCCCTCCACCAGTGAATGGCTGAATGCATCTTGTATTGAGAGCAGTTGAAACACCAGGAATGGCAAGTAGCTTTTGTAATATTACTGGCCCCCACGTAGAgcgctttaaagggcacctaacaccccgattctacctataaatgtagaaggggtggtaggtggatggatggatgggacgtgaggatagcgctTTTTTTGGGctgatcctcacgtcccgggtgtcttttacaaaactttattacatgtatatgctaatttttttatgcggctactggggcgtggagtagccggacatgaggctactagtcgcggctactccacgccccagtagccgcgttactccgcctaccagggaatcttcggcgcgcagctaccaggagctgcgcgccaaagattccctggtaggcggagtaacgcggctactggggcgtgaagtagctgcgactagtagcctcatgtccggctactccacgccccagtagccgcataaaaaaaatttgcatatacatgtaataaagttttgtaaaaaacaCCCGGGACAGGAGGATTAGCTCaaaaaagggctaatcctcacgtcccatccatccacctaccaccccttctacctttataggtagaattggggtggtaggttccctttaaaaataattcACTAGAATATCCAGTCTtccaatttatattaaaaaaaaaatctatgggagagatttattaatctgtccacgacaaaaaaaaaaacaaaaaaaaaaacacatttataaagggttttagtaaAGTAAGCCAACAATTAGGTGGTGCAGAGTACAACTCAACAGTCTTATACTatgacagatttatcacccagacacttatataaatctggtgcagaataagactgtctagtctaactctgcactgtctaaccttaggacaattTTTATTAATCTGCCCCATTCAGTGTGCACTGGATGAAGGACACGGCCATGTTCAAGATGACAAAGAACTACAAAAATAGCCTCCGGCCATCCCAGGTGCAATGGTAaaactaagggtacattcacacggccgcacacacatgccggaagatagagcatgctctatctttttgcggtgtgcggcccggatcggtgccacacatgtggcaccgtatctgcgccgtgccgctattgccgtctacatccccgcagacggccatgtgaatgagccctaatataAAACTTTAAATTCAATATTAAAGATtataatttaatataaaaatagtgatataaaaacataaaagtatAATATCCAGGAACTCTTTGACAATAAGGCCTAATAATAGACTGGCAATTGGCAATTTGGTAGGGCATTATATATAGAAGTCAattcatatacattacacacacacacacgcacgacTGATAGCATTACAATAGATAACAAAAGATTATGACATCCTATCTGCAATGTCAAGAAAACGCTACATAGGGTTCCATCAGTGAGCTCAGACCGCAAAGCATATAGCTAAATGCTGTTATTAGATCTCATGCATGATCGCAGTCCCCATTATCATTTACAaaccaaaaaattacaaacaaATAGAAACAAATTAGGAAAAgagtttaattttgttttaaggAGACTATAACAAATCGCCACTGTCATCATCCCTCTGTATCAAGACTTTTTGTACTGAGCACTATCATAAGACAATTTGCTATAAGCAAGTTATTTTACATAAGCCATTcaatatgcaaatcacctgaCAAATTAAAGTTTGCCCATAactcaatacaaaaaaaaaacaaaaaaaaaaaaacgcccaaGCAATCTTCAACCAATTGTTTATGTGGCAAACCCGCACACTTCAGCCAGACATAAAAGCATCTCCTAATAAAACTCATTCCACAATAACATAAGATTTCATCGCTTATAACAAACACTAAACAAACCTAAAGTGAATCACTTGACAAATAGCAGCCATTGCTCAACAAAACACAAAGTTATGCAGTGTGCACGCTTTGTGCAAACATGGGTTTAGGCACTTTTCCTTCAGCACACAGAGAACTGAACATTGCCCTATACAAAATACATTTCTCTCAAAGAGCCTACAGTACAAGAATGGCTCACAACTCTCATTCCCAAATTCTTTCTCACCTGTAAGAAATGTAACTCTTAATCCCCTTGAATTTTGTTTGCTTGGTAGGTTCCTCCACAGAGCAAATGAAAGAATTAGGATTTGGCTTCCACTGCGGCCCCTTGGGTCCCATTTCAATAACATAGTTTTCAGAAACTCTGCCAAACTGGGGAACATCTCCAAGTATAAAGGCTTCCACACCCGATCGTACAAAACTGGAGAATCTGTTCAAATTTCGACCCACAACACTCCCCCTTTTTCCACTGGCGATGCTATCCTGACGTTCTAGCTGTG
Proteins encoded:
- the SNX33 gene encoding sorting nexin-33 isoform X1; amino-acid sequence: MRIGGVTHSTGYFHWVIFIMALKARALYNFQSENKEEIDIRENEELQLLSDVSLDGWLQGTNSRGQTGLFPASYVEIIQPSRSGSVQVDYPTHHTSYTDTTHHGSYEDDEEDDDDWDDWDDGQSVADEPSGSNGVPHSETKHNYYPRPEYTHRPRPQLERQDSIASGKRGSVVGRNLNRFSSFVRSGVEAFILGDVPQFGRVSENYVIEMGPKGPQWKPNPNSFICSVEEPTKQTKFKGIKSYISYRLTPGHTSSPVYRRYKHFDWLYNRLLHKFTVISVPHLPEKQATGRFEEDFIQKRKRRLVLWMDHMTSHPVLSQYDGFQHFLTCRDEKQWKAGKRRTERDEMVGASFLLTLQIPTEHQDLQDVEERVDTFKAFSKKMDESVLQLSGVVSELARKHLGGFRKEFQKLGGALQNLSHSFQLDPPYASEPLIGALSHTGRTYEIVGEMFAEQPKNDQFRFLDTLSLYQGLLSNFPDIIHLQKGAFAKVKDSQRMSDEGKMEQEEADGIRKRCRVVGFALQAEINHFHQRRLQDFKMTIQHYLKEQIMFYRRVSQELEKTLKMYDNL
- the SNX33 gene encoding sorting nexin-33 isoform X2 — protein: MALKARALYNFQSENKEEIDIRENEELQLLSDVSLDGWLQGTNSRGQTGLFPASYVEIIQPSRSGSVQVDYPTHHTSYTDTTHHGSYEDDEEDDDDWDDWDDGQSVADEPSGSNGVPHSETKHNYYPRPEYTHRPRPQLERQDSIASGKRGSVVGRNLNRFSSFVRSGVEAFILGDVPQFGRVSENYVIEMGPKGPQWKPNPNSFICSVEEPTKQTKFKGIKSYISYRLTPGHTSSPVYRRYKHFDWLYNRLLHKFTVISVPHLPEKQATGRFEEDFIQKRKRRLVLWMDHMTSHPVLSQYDGFQHFLTCRDEKQWKAGKRRTERDEMVGASFLLTLQIPTEHQDLQDVEERVDTFKAFSKKMDESVLQLSGVVSELARKHLGGFRKEFQKLGGALQNLSHSFQLDPPYASEPLIGALSHTGRTYEIVGEMFAEQPKNDQFRFLDTLSLYQGLLSNFPDIIHLQKGAFAKVKDSQRMSDEGKMEQEEADGIRKRCRVVGFALQAEINHFHQRRLQDFKMTIQHYLKEQIMFYRRVSQELEKTLKMYDNL